The following DNA comes from Candidatus Poribacteria bacterium.
GTCCCTTCCAGATCGCAATATCCAAGTGGTATCAGACGAGGGGAGTATCCGATACATTCAGCTGGCTACCACGCCAAGATACTACGATATATTACTGTAGAAAACCGTTTATCTTGTGGAGTGGACGCTCGGTATGCGCTTCGCACAAGCCCAAGTCTTTAGACTTGGGTAGTTGACTTCTTCCTACGTCTCCAATACCGGGCGATTTAATCGAGAGTGATACGGAGGTTCCATAACAGCACGCTGGCGTTCATTTGCCCACTCCGGTATTGGATATGCAGGCACATAAGCCATATTGCCTGCCGTATAGCGTGTTAAGATGGAACGGCGCGGATGGTCTGCGGTCCATGGGAGCGTTCCGTGTGTCACCGCCTCCGTGAAAATTATCACATCCCCCGCATCGCAGACGAGCGGCCGGATGTGCTCTTGGTGTTTCTGGTAAAGCCGCATCTCTTGCGGACACGGGTAGTTGCTCTTATGGCTTCCCGGAATAACGATTAACCCACCTGCTCCTTCGGGGACATCCGTCAACTGAAAGGTGACAACAGTCAAGCCGTTGTGCATGCGTCCATCACGGAAGATATAATACTGGTTCGGATCGAAGCCGGGACCGGAGGATCCGTGAAAGATAAAGCCTTCCGCACCTTTGTCCATTGAGAGCAGGAACATGTGGTGATCCATGCGGAAGCCCTTGCCGAGTATCTCGTTGAGATATGGGACAAGTGTCGGATGCGCGAGCATGTGTCGGAACGGATTGCACCACGGTTCTTCCCAGTTGAGCATACCGCCGAGTTCACCTCTGCCGTGCTCGCCTTCCAGTTCTGCGGAACCGCCATCAAGTGTCTGATCGGGTGGACGGATGCGTGCTTGGTCACTATGTTTGTCAATCGCTTCGTTCGCGAGGGTTACCTCTTCAGGTGTTAGCACATTCTTGATAACAAGGTAACCGTTGAGATCGAATAGATATTTTTCATCAGCATTCATTTTTTAGCTTTCCTTACGGCTAAACACCGTGAGATTGGCCCTTCAGTTGCGACCTCACCAGAAACCTGCGCGTAAGCGGCGCACAGTCCAGGACCCCATAAATTAAAAACCTTCCTACGTTTCCAAGGTGGGACGGTTTAATCGCGAATGATAAGGTGCTTCCATAACAGCACGCTGGCGCTCATTCGCCCATTCCGGTATTGGATATGCAGGGGCATACGCCATGTTGCCTGCGGTATAACGGGTTAGAACGGAGCGTCTCGGATGGTCGGCTGTCCACGGAAGCGTTCCGTGCGTCACCGCCTCCGTGAAGATTGCCACATCCCCAGCGTTGCAGACGACTTGTCGGATATGCTCTTGGTGTTCCTGGTAGAGCCGCATCTTCTTCGGGCACGGGTAGTTGCTCTTATGGCTTCCGGGTATAACGATTAATCCACCGACTCCGGGTGGCACATCCGTCAATTGGAATGTGACGACAGTCAAGCCGTTGTGCATGCGTCCGTCACGGAAAATATAGTATTGGTTCGGATCGAAGCCAGGACCGGAGGAGCCATGGAACGTATGCCCCTCTGCACCCTTGTCCATTGAAAGCAGGAACATCTGATGATCCATTCGGAAGCCTTTTCCGAGTATCTCGTTGAGATATGGAACAAGTGTCGGATGGGCGAGCATGTGCCGAAACGGGTTACACCACGGTTCTTCCCAGTTGAGCATACCGCCGAGTTCCCCTCTCCCCTGTTCACCTTTTAAGTCCGGGGAGCCGCCATCGAGTGCCTGTTCGCGTGGACGGATGCGTCCCTGATCACTATGTTTATCAATCGCTTCATTCGCTATTGCCACCTCTTCAGGTGTTAACACGTTCTTGACAACGAGGTAACCGTTCAGATCAAATAGATATTTTTCGTCAGCGTTCATGTTCGATGTCCTCCACCTCATAAATGGTTGTCAGCCATCGGCTTTGACCAACAACTCGCGTCTTAGCAAAAATGTCTGTAGACGAGTTGTTGGTCAAGGTTACGTCTTCCGTAATGCAAAAGTCTTCTGACAAATTCCAACCGGCTCCTTCTTTTCAAGTTATGTTACCGTCATCAGCATTCTCT
Coding sequences within:
- a CDS encoding phytanoyl-CoA dioxygenase family protein, translating into MNADEKYLFDLNGYLVIKNVLTPEEVTLANEAIDKHSDQARIRPPDQTLDGGSAELEGEHGRGELGGMLNWEEPWCNPFRHMLAHPTLVPYLNEILGKGFRMDHHMFLLSMDKGAEGFIFHGSSGPGFDPNQYYIFRDGRMHNGLTVVTFQLTDVPEGAGGLIVIPGSHKSNYPCPQEMRLYQKHQEHIRPLVCDAGDVIIFTEAVTHGTLPWTADHPRRSILTRYTAGNMAYVPAYPIPEWANERQRAVMEPPYHSRLNRPVLET
- a CDS encoding phytanoyl-CoA dioxygenase family protein translates to MNADEKYLFDLNGYLVVKNVLTPEEVAIANEAIDKHSDQGRIRPREQALDGGSPDLKGEQGRGELGGMLNWEEPWCNPFRHMLAHPTLVPYLNEILGKGFRMDHQMFLLSMDKGAEGHTFHGSSGPGFDPNQYYIFRDGRMHNGLTVVTFQLTDVPPGVGGLIVIPGSHKSNYPCPKKMRLYQEHQEHIRQVVCNAGDVAIFTEAVTHGTLPWTADHPRRSVLTRYTAGNMAYAPAYPIPEWANERQRAVMEAPYHSRLNRPTLET